In one window of Cupriavidus necator N-1 DNA:
- a CDS encoding LOG family protein: MDSKLTGAAAGGASTAPLADPDVSDISGDTVQPPPEAASEHAAAIAAAADAAAAGHPPEVAAEKAAAAAARANPRKMIPSLRALADEDRATAKKARASWQMFTIMAEFIEATEYLSEIRPAVSIYGSARLREDSPYYQRTIEIARLFSDAGFAVISGGGPGIMEAANKGAHAGKSASVGLNIELPHEQQGNPYQDIAMRFRHFFTRKVTFVKNSDAFIVMPGGFGTLDELAEVLTLVQTGKSRSVPVVMFGSRFWKGLLDWFRFTLLPMGLIAEHDLDLMKIVDEPHEVLEAVYDYYEQRGGDKPIPPKEEMFYL; the protein is encoded by the coding sequence ATGGACTCAAAATTGACTGGTGCCGCTGCAGGCGGTGCCTCGACCGCCCCCCTTGCTGACCCGGATGTTTCCGACATTTCCGGCGATACCGTGCAACCCCCGCCGGAGGCTGCTTCCGAGCACGCCGCGGCCATCGCCGCGGCGGCCGATGCTGCTGCCGCGGGCCATCCGCCCGAAGTTGCTGCTGAAAAGGCCGCTGCTGCGGCCGCGCGCGCCAATCCGCGCAAGATGATCCCCAGCCTGCGTGCGCTGGCCGACGAAGACCGCGCTACCGCAAAGAAGGCGCGCGCCTCGTGGCAAATGTTCACGATTATGGCAGAGTTCATCGAGGCCACCGAGTACCTCTCCGAGATCCGCCCGGCCGTGTCGATCTACGGCAGCGCGCGCCTGCGCGAGGATTCGCCGTACTACCAGCGCACCATCGAGATCGCCCGGCTGTTTTCGGACGCCGGCTTTGCCGTGATCTCGGGCGGCGGCCCGGGCATCATGGAAGCGGCCAACAAGGGCGCGCACGCCGGCAAGTCCGCCAGCGTCGGCCTGAACATCGAACTGCCGCACGAGCAGCAGGGCAATCCGTACCAGGACATTGCCATGCGCTTTCGCCACTTCTTCACGCGCAAGGTCACCTTCGTCAAGAATTCGGACGCCTTCATCGTGATGCCGGGCGGCTTCGGCACGCTCGACGAACTGGCCGAGGTGCTGACGCTGGTGCAGACCGGCAAGTCGCGCTCGGTGCCGGTGGTCATGTTCGGCAGCCGCTTCTGGAAGGGCCTGCTGGACTGGTTCCGCTTCACGCTGCTGCCGATGGGCCTGATCGCCGAGCACGACCTGGACCTGATGAAGATCGTCGACGAGCCGCACGAAGTGCTGGAAGCGGTCTACGACTACTACGAGCAGCGCGGCGGCGACAAGCCGATCCCGCCCAAGGAAGAGATGTTCTACCTGTAA
- a CDS encoding membrane protein: MTSPSTARSVRPTRSSAVAGEPESPARRSVSSLAAVAAAALALASGWAVAQESNALTQQELNQINNQPIAPAAKSQLNQPRQPSFQLNERDGTQVREYRDKGRATDIQVKSGFGTKYEMSKPEDSSPKIREHDVNRVPSVNLKF, encoded by the coding sequence ATGACCTCCCCCTCCACCGCCCGCTCGGTCCGGCCCACGCGGTCTTCCGCCGTGGCCGGCGAGCCTGAATCGCCTGCCAGGCGGTCCGTGTCCAGCCTCGCCGCCGTGGCGGCGGCCGCGCTGGCGCTGGCTTCCGGCTGGGCCGTCGCGCAGGAAAGCAATGCGCTGACGCAGCAGGAACTGAACCAGATCAACAACCAGCCGATCGCCCCGGCGGCCAAGTCGCAACTGAACCAGCCGCGCCAGCCGAGCTTCCAGCTCAATGAACGCGATGGCACCCAGGTGCGCGAGTACCGCGACAAGGGACGGGCCACCGATATCCAGGTCAAATCGGGTTTCGGCACCAAGTACGAGATGAGCAAGCCGGAAGACAGCTCGCCCAAGATCCGCGAGCACGATGTCAACCGCGTGCCTTCGGTCAACCTGAAGTTCTGA
- a CDS encoding homoserine kinase — MAVFTTVSQDEIAHWLLDFNLGEVRELRGIASGIENSNFFLTMEHDGQTRQYVLTIFERLTFAQLPYYLHLMAHLAERGIRVPAPIPARDGEILRPLKGKPATIVTRLPGASQLAPDAQHCAEVGDMLARMHLAGQDYARQQPNLRSLPWWQQTEPEILPFLDAGQRGLLQQEIAHQAAFFASADYAGLGAGPCHCDLFRDNALFEEDGSGRHRLGGFFDFYFAGNDKWLFDVAVTVNDWCIDLASGELDPARTQALLRAYHAVRPLTATEAAHWQDMLRAGALRFWVSRLWDFYLPREADMLQPHDPTHFERILRRRIGADPASAPLPWI; from the coding sequence ATGGCCGTATTCACCACGGTCTCGCAGGACGAGATCGCCCACTGGCTGCTGGATTTCAACCTTGGCGAAGTGCGCGAGCTGCGCGGCATCGCCTCGGGCATCGAGAACAGCAATTTCTTCCTCACCATGGAGCACGATGGCCAGACGCGCCAGTACGTGCTGACCATTTTCGAGCGGCTCACGTTCGCGCAGCTGCCCTACTACCTGCACCTGATGGCGCACCTGGCCGAGCGCGGCATCCGCGTGCCCGCGCCGATCCCGGCGCGCGACGGCGAGATCCTGCGCCCGCTCAAGGGCAAGCCTGCCACCATCGTCACGCGCCTGCCCGGGGCGTCGCAGCTGGCGCCCGACGCGCAGCACTGCGCTGAAGTGGGCGACATGCTGGCACGCATGCACCTGGCCGGCCAGGACTATGCGCGCCAGCAGCCCAACCTGCGCAGCCTGCCCTGGTGGCAACAGACCGAGCCTGAGATCCTGCCCTTCCTGGATGCCGGCCAGCGCGGGCTGCTGCAGCAGGAGATCGCCCACCAGGCTGCCTTCTTCGCCAGCGCGGACTACGCCGGCCTGGGCGCAGGCCCGTGCCACTGCGACCTGTTCCGCGACAACGCGCTGTTCGAGGAAGACGGCAGCGGACGCCACCGCCTGGGCGGCTTTTTCGACTTCTACTTCGCCGGCAACGACAAGTGGCTGTTCGATGTGGCGGTCACCGTCAACGACTGGTGCATCGACCTGGCCAGCGGCGAACTCGACCCCGCGCGCACGCAGGCCCTGCTGCGGGCTTATCATGCCGTGAGGCCGCTGACCGCCACCGAGGCCGCGCACTGGCAGGACATGCTGCGCGCGGGTGCGCTGCGCTTCTGGGTGTCGCGACTGTGGGACTTCTACCTGCCGCGCGAGGCCGACATGCTGCAACCGCACGACCCAACCCATTTCGAACGCATCCTGCGCCGTCGCATCGGCGCGGACCCTGCAAGCGCCCCGCTCCCCTGGATCTGA
- a CDS encoding BPSS1780 family membrane protein, with amino-acid sequence MQLLEVPAKEGYTWFRQGIWLFRKNPLTFLMLLFVYLIAAQLAIVVPLIGIIALLVVTPGLSVGVMTACRDVIQNKRVMPTVLLAGFRANGKEATRNLLVLGGIYAGLVFVLGLIAGSVVDMSALVPIVLKEEAPTAEAVRQLYYAMLIGALLYTPIAMMFWFAPLLAAWHGVSPVKALFFSWTACWRNRGAFFTYAVLFAMLLVAIPFFLEAVFSAFGAETVLSFLVTPYSLLMLAILYCSFYATYRGCFNVTPPGVDPAAPAAPGA; translated from the coding sequence ATGCAACTACTGGAAGTCCCTGCCAAGGAAGGTTACACCTGGTTCCGCCAGGGCATCTGGCTGTTCCGCAAGAACCCGCTGACCTTCCTGATGCTGCTGTTCGTCTACCTGATCGCCGCGCAGCTGGCCATCGTGGTGCCGCTGATCGGCATCATCGCGCTGCTGGTGGTCACCCCCGGCCTGTCGGTCGGCGTGATGACCGCATGCCGCGACGTGATCCAGAACAAGCGGGTGATGCCCACCGTGCTGCTGGCGGGTTTCCGCGCCAACGGCAAGGAAGCCACGCGCAACCTGCTGGTACTGGGCGGCATCTACGCCGGGCTGGTGTTCGTGCTGGGGCTGATCGCCGGCTCGGTGGTCGACATGAGCGCGCTGGTGCCGATCGTGCTGAAGGAAGAAGCGCCGACCGCCGAAGCGGTGCGCCAGCTCTACTACGCCATGCTGATCGGCGCGCTGCTGTACACGCCGATCGCGATGATGTTCTGGTTCGCGCCGCTGCTGGCGGCCTGGCACGGCGTGTCGCCGGTCAAGGCGCTGTTCTTCAGCTGGACCGCGTGCTGGCGCAACCGCGGCGCGTTCTTCACCTACGCGGTGCTGTTCGCGATGCTGCTGGTGGCGATCCCGTTCTTCCTGGAGGCGGTGTTCAGCGCCTTCGGCGCGGAGACGGTGCTGTCGTTCCTGGTCACGCCGTATTCGCTGCTGATGCTGGCGATCCTGTACTGCTCGTTCTATGCGACGTACCGGGGCTGCTTCAACGTGACGCCGCCGGGGGTGGACCCGGCCGCGCCGGCAGCGCCGGGCGCCTGA